gctcaagaatcggacaactattggcaaagatatggctttcggtatTGTCCATATTGACGTCTCAAGCATTTctcccattttcaaaggggtctacccagaaaaattgacgaaaaatttaaaaaatattttgtttctggattttgatgcagattgatgaagaatggatccacaaatcatttaaggtagtccgctcaagaatcggacaactattgccaaagatatggctttcggtatTGTCCATATTGACGTCTCAAGCATTTCCCCtattttcaaaggggtctacccagaaaatttgacacaaaatctaaaaaatattttgattctggattttgatgcagattgatgaagaatggatccacaaatcatttaaggtagtccgctcaagaatcggacaactattgccaaagatatggctttcggtatTGTCCATATTGACGTCTCAAGCATTTCCCCtattttcaaaggggtctacccagaaaatttgacacaaaatctaaaaaatattttgattctggattttgatgcagattgatgaagaatgaatccacaaatcatttaaggtagtccgctcaagaatcggacaactattggcaaagatatggctttcggtatTGTCCATATTGACGTCTCAAGCATTTCTCTCATTTTtaaaggggtctacccagaaaaattgacgaaaaatttaaaaaatattttgttcctggattttgatgcagattgatgaagaatggatccacaaatcatttaaggtagtccgctcaagaatcggacaactattggcaaagatatggctttcggtatTGTCCATATTGACGTCtcaagcatttcccccattttcaaaggggtctactcagaaaatttgacgaaaaatataaaaaatattttgttcctgacgaaatttgacaaaaaatctaaaaaatatttcgattctggattttgatgaagATTTTGGGAGAATCGATTCGCTTTCGAGATATACGCTTTGCAGGAGTGGTGGTCGGTGTTAAAAGACAAATTGTCAATAGTTTATGGTATATACCAGAGACTTGTTCAATATTCTAATGTGTTAAATTTATCAATAGTAAAAATTAAAGCTATCACGCTTTTATTTGGCATTTGCACAACTTTCTGTAATCAGTGGATTCGCTGAATAagctttaattaaaacaataaagtAGCCAATGAGCAGTGTGAATTGAACTGAACCAGGCCAAAACAGCGAATCGAGCCCCGCCAATTTTCTGAAGTGATTTGGCATATTTATGGACGTATATTCGAGAGTGCCCAGTAAGCAGCTGCCAGTTTGGTTGGCATTTGGGCCTTTTACGTTTGGGCCTTGATGCTTCCACTGCCGTTGCTCTCAAAAACTCTTCGAAGCCCGGATCCGGCTCAGTTTCCTGCCTTTAGACTCTCCTTGGACTTTTGCCAACGACCGTACTCTAtcgaaataataaacaaaacgaaCAAACAGTTGACCAATATTTCAGATTCGTTCTCTGGGATCGCCCCCAAGCCTGTCCCACCCTCACCCTTCCGGATTGCCATAAATTATTAAACGAATGGCTAAGAGAGCAGCTCAGCTCAACGCAGTTCAGTGCAAACCTGGCCAGCACctgatttgtttatttgtggcacacattttttacattttccgACCGTCGACGTCGCACATTCCGATGCCGGTGCACCAcgagaacatttttttaaaccaacCGACTAGCTTGTGGCCGAAGCTGACAAAATGCTGTGTCAAATCCGAAgctaaagccaaagccaaaaccaAATCCGATTCATTGACGTGTGCTTACAAAAAAGCAAACACGAAAAACTCACACAGCCGTTTAATGCCaaagtatacatattcttAAATGTTCTTTAAATTAGGCACCaaataaacttaattattTGCTAAGCCAAGAGAGAATAAGGCCCAAACTGGTGTtgcagcaacatgttgcaacTCTAGCCTTTAGAATTGGACGTTTGCATTTTATCGGCTCGTTTCAGGCCCGGACCTCAATGGCACTTGATGAAAAGAGGGTTCCTTCCTCCTTGCTCCTATTATTCTCCTGATGGCACTTTCCCAGCTTTCTCTTGGCTCTCTCCATTGTTTACAATGTCAGTAGCTTGGCTTACCTGCATTGCAACTTGTCAGCCCCGAATGCATTTAGAAGGCAAATCGTTAACTGATGTGGGAGCCAGAAGGCGGTAAACTGGCTGGCATGCCAACTTTTCAACAGCCACGCCCACAAAATGTGCGGGTGTGTGTTCTGCAGTTATGCCGAGGGCTCTAGGAAATTTTCGCACCACTTTCTCGGCCAAGAACCATTAGCATTAGCACCACTAAATAGAAAATTTGGCCACAATCCAAACATCACCCGCTGCCAAAATCTTTTAAATGCTCTTAAGAGCAggaattaaatttcaatatttcgATTGGCCATGGAGCTGggatattaatttattttcgcaaacaatttgtttatattgatcgattttttaatcaatttgcAATCAAATACAATTTAGCCATCAAATAGAGCCAAGTTGGCCAGCAAAAGCTGGCAAGTAATTGGAAACGTATCTTGGAAACTAGAAGTTGTGGTTGCAAATTGTCTTTGCCTGGCTTGGCAACAAATTTTGGCTTTTATCTAAATAAATTACTCAAAATTCTTTGATACTaattaaaaaaagctttcGAGAAGATTAAGAAGGATATCTGAATTTCAAACCGAAGCAAAACCAGAGGCCAAACCGGACTAATTTTAGTGCGTGGGTGTGTGTAAAAGGAAACCGATTGGCAAATATTGAATGGCTTGTGCCGAGATAAAGTGGAGGCAAGAAGGACTCTTTTGGGTCGAGGATGCCTTTAAGGACATGGGCAACCGCTCAATCAAGCACAGCCAGCCAAAATCGCTCCATCTTTCGCTTAACCCCAAACGAATTGGATCATTTGCAACCTATCTAAACGTCGCGCAACAAAATACGGCACAATAACACTTTGACACAACATTGTCATAACTCTTTATATATCGATAGGGCGTGGTGTGGTTGTGGGTGCAAGGATATCATGGGTGGGCGTATGCAGGATATCGGTCTGGCAGTATAAACAATGGTTGAGCTCTGGCCCTAAACGATTTCTCGTGGCTGCCATGCAAGttgtatttttcaatattGTTTTTCCATGTGATTGAAGCACAAACATTATTAGCATATTCCCAGGCTACTTGTCCATCCTGTGCTCCTTCCCCCCAAGGCATtgtatatgtacatagatATATATGAGAATGTGTATGCCGTAGTTCCGTCTACTTTATGCAAACATACATCAATAACCTAGTACAATGTAATGCACTTGTCTCGCCAGCCGCGCGCCCCTCTATTTAAGGCGCACTTTGCTTGCCTCACAGACGTCTAAGCCAACTCCCCTTTTGGCCATGGACAGCTGCCGCAATATGTTGGCAGcccactgttgttgttgtccttGATTCTGTGAACCTAATAGATGTGGCTGTGGATGTAATAAAGCCGTGGCATGGCAAGTATGGCCAGAGGCATTATTCTAACAAATCTTCTTTTTGTTTCTTATGCTTCCGCGCAGACCATGTTCTCGATTTCACTTTCGCAAGGTATTGGCCATTTACTGTTTGAACAATCTTTGAAAGACTATAAGTCTGGTTTATTTTAAACTACTAAGTCTATTCTGTAGTAAAAACAGTTGTCAATTTCATTGTAACCCATTAAGCCGAAAACGCAATTAAAGTGGAGAATTTGGGTGGATTATGCCTCAATCTGCTTCCAACGCACACAGTCTTTGGTAGAGCATCAAATTGCCGCCTAATGGTAATTTGATGCAACTAATTTGATaacaaattcaatttcaaagTGACAAAACTGTAGACGTTGGCCAAATGCATTTGGGCCCGAAAAGGGGGCGGACCCGTCCTGAGGTTTTAACGCCAATGCAGATTGTGACACATTAACACAGACAAACACCTAGACAGGCGTACGCACACAAAGGAACAAAACCCAACAACAACGTTAGCAGCGACGAGGGCAGTAAACAGCATACATCCTGTGGCAGGACTCATGTAATTTGCAAAAGTTCAAAGCTTAACAAACTGTTAGGGGAAAATGCAAATGGCAAATGTACTAGATTTTCCTTCCTCTCCCTGTTTTTccttctgtgtgtgtgtgtgtgtgtgtgtgtgtgttgaaaGCCAACGGAGGTTGAGTCAAACAAAACGTAATTTAATCGCCGTACAACAACAAACACTCATTCAATCATTGAGCGCCACAAATGGCGCATTCCACACTCCCTCAAATGTTACGCATAcgtggcgtatacgtgatatGTTGGTATTGGTTGCTGGCAACGCCAGACACAGGCTGTTTACGCATACGCAGCTCGCAACCATTTTGGCAATTAGTGTGCCAGTTCATATATAATTAAGTTAGCTGCAGAGAACCCGGCAAGGAGAACAGAAACAGTAAGGCAGGAACAGAAGCACCGGAAACGGAAGTTGTCCTACGTTGTTCTTTATTTTGTAACTGGAACATACGCATGCATAAtgtcatttaaataaaagctaaGATGAAAGTTTTGTTCACATTTTTTGAGCATTCTATTTGCTTTCTAAAAGTTTTATTGTTCTTCCATTAAACggtttaattgattttttcctaaattttggcaaaacttTATAAATTCTAATCATTAAAAAGACTAAATTTAAGGATTctgaaaactatttaaatatatttctgcACTTTACAACATACACTCTTTGGACACACTTTGCAGGGCAGACAAACAGGCGTCCCTGGGGATCTGGGATCTGCCCAGCAGGGAATCCTGAGAGGCATCTTGCGCAGTGTCCAATTGATTTTTGTCGAGCGGAGAGGGGTGTTTGCCGGGGAGGACAGGCGGAGCTGAGTCGTGTTCGCTTTTGGCCTCGCTGGGTTGTCAACCGAGCTACTTTGGGCCATCTCCGCTTGGCTTGGCACAAGTCAAAGCTAGTTGGAAGTCAATGCGCTTGAGTGCATTGTGGCCCGGCTTTATCTTTTCCgtctctttctttttttgggccCTGCACTGCACTACAATGTTTTGTTCTACCCGAGTCGAGTCGAGTCTGGGTTTTGTGTTcacttttgattttcttaAGCTGCTGCAATTAAAGAGTGCATCCTCGCCGGCAGTCAGCCATTATTTCGGGCGAGTGCGTCACTTACAAGCGACccgaaaactttttaatatgcTTGCgaaattttgtcaaaattgcAAGTTAAATAAGTAAGTACAAGGCACGCGGAGATGACATTGCTGGCATTGCAAGGCGGCAAGACGAATAAAGCAAACACTCTGACAAACTGACAAAGAACGAGACAAGGGACTCAGGACACAGGACTCGAGATCCGAGACTCAAGTCCTGGAAATGGCAAGAAGAAACCATCAACTTAATTTCCCGCTCAAGTCAATCCAACTTTTGTGCAATTTGCGTGACAAAATGGGAAAAGAAAACCGAAACTGTAAAAAGAACTGAGCGAAATGGCAGCCACCAGAAAGTTTGATTGCAATTGAGACAAATAGAGCTGTGTGAGAGAAAAGGGGgctcaaaaaaaaagcaggaTCTGCACTACGCCTGCCGAATAATAAATGTCCTTTGCACCTTTGGATAAAAACTTTCAAGCCTTTGATAGCATGTGATGCATTTTATGGATTTCCGATGCAAGGCATAAAAGGTTGAGCGGCTACTCCCACACATGCTGTGCCTCTAGACCTAGGCAAAGTGTGTTTCATGCAGCTctgcatttaattgaattgccAGCAATAAGCAAACGCCCCGCCGCAGGACTTTTTCCTTGGCACTTTTGCCAACTTCTTTGTTGCAGCAGGGCGACCGGAAAGTTTGAGCCTGAGAGGAAAAAAACAGCAGTAGGAACTTCCGTGCCCCACAGCTCTATCTGAACAGGCTTCTCTTTCCAATTTCAGCCTAGAGATCAGGTGTCAAAAGCAGCCAAGCGAAAATTGTCAATAAATGACAACCCTGCACTTTGCCGCGCCaaacttttattatttggTGGGGGCACAAAGGAACCGCTAACCTGGCTAAATGAAATAGCCTCCGTCGTATACCTATTTGTGAGCTTTAATCAAATACGCATGCTCATTaaactttttcaatttaaagcCTTTGGGTGTCAAGTTTTGCGGTCTCGTGCGTCAACTCATTAAAGTTGCATGGCAACAAAGTTGGCAACCACTCGCTTACAGCTTACAGCTTACACTTCACTTCGACTCCCAGCGGGCCGACTTCTCCAGCTCCACTTTGGGCCCCGGCCGAAACTCAAGCCCAAATGGCATGTCATAAATTTCGGCCACAAAATGTATCTCAGCATGCGAGGAACTGTGCTCCAGAGTGCCCCGTATATGGCAGAAGGCATACGGTATACAATATGCAAATGAAATTATCGAGCCCATCTTCGAGGCAAGAGCAACGCATTAGGGGCTCAAAAACCCAGGGCGAGTATCGGTCGGAATAGAGTGCACATTGTGGCCCGGGCCTCGGACCAAAAATTATGGACCAGCACTTGGCCAACACCACATGCATATTGGTCAAAATGACAGGGGGCAGAGAGAAAGCTGGTTTCCGAGGATGAATTAGAAACTGAGATGTTGGTCGAGACAAATGGCAGTGGCTAATGCTAAGGAAATCACTTTCAGAGGCCAATAGTGGCCTTAACTTGCAGGCCGTGTTGAAAACTTGATGCTAGCCAACTTTATTATGCCCCAGAAACCAAACTTATCATTTTCACCTGGATGTCTCATCTCATTTTACAATTAGCATATGCTAATAATACTCAATTATTATACTAATTAAATTGGAAGGTTCAGATCTGAGACTAAATGTAACTtaatattcattaaaattgTATTCTTTTGAATTTAAGGTTCTTGATTAGCTTGATTTGATTTCTATTAGCTAAAGGCCAAAATTTCGTTGATATAATTTAACCTAttataatcatttaatttataagtACGTATTTAATTCTCGTGCAAatcatatataaataaaaactaatttaaaaataaagtgacTCATCAATCAGATAATTTGTGAATCAATTGGTTAAATGGTgagaaaataaattgaattttaattcattAAATTGCAAAAAGATTTCTTTACAATGGATCATAAATGCCTATTAAAACCAAATCTAtcttaattaatatacattaATTACATACAATCTTTGaagttaatattatttttttttttaaatgtttacctacaagttttttttttcaatgaaCAATACATGAATAAGCTGCGTAATCTGTTtccaacttttaatttttatatgtttgacattaatttcatttattaaaacatTAATGCCTGCGATTCAAGCTTAAACCACTAAAGCGTTTTCGGAAAATGTAAGATATCCTGTCAGCGCAAAACAGCATTCGTCAACCGCATTTAATTACAGAACTAACGCAAATTATTCCACCGAAAACTGGCACTAGAAATCGCCAAGTTGGCTTTTGGCATGTGGCCTAAACCTTAGCCACAAACTTCGCTTTCTGGCTTCAATGTTCGGAATCAGCTGACACGTCGCACTTGCCCGATTTTAATGAAAGTGCATGGCATATGCTGTGCGCTATGTGAGTGGTTAgatgggtggttgggtgtTGGGTTCAGTGGTTCACTCGACATCACCCACACTCATACCACTCACTCACCTGAAGTTTTATTTCAGTCGGGGTCAGGTGGGTCGCACCGCCAGTCAAAGCTGACACGCACACGCACATATTTAGGCCGGGTCGAGACCGAAGCCGTGGTGGCAGGAGGCGTGGCGGAAAGGGAAGCCGGGCACCCTCATTTCGCCCCTCACTGTGATAAGAAAGTGTCAACACAAACGTGACAAAGCTacaaatgtttaatttttatgtctGTGGTTGGGTGGTGCGCGTGCCTCTCCGCTTAACTCAACTTATTTACAGTTGGCAAAGGGTTCTGGATCTCGATCTGAGTCCGGTTGGGCGTGGGGGTGTTGGCCACATTTGGTCAAGCACTCCGTTTTTGTGCCGAAAATCACGTTTTTACCGTAAACATGTTGCAAAGTTCGCGGCTGTTTTATCTTCTGGCATAGTTTTCCGGGCAGCCAATGGGCCACTGGGTCGAGAACGTGTCTCATGGCTTAGAGACATGGATGTGCGCAGAAAAacgtaaaatatttaaatttagttttcaCACAAACACTGCAAATTTCTTTAGCTTAAATTAAGTAAAGTtgatcccaaaaaaaataacatagcTCATAAGATATGGTAAGCGATGTGGCGGCTAAATATTTCGCTTATTTTGAGCTTCATATTTCCCCTTGGCTAACTTAATTTCAATGCAAGTTTTGTCGACTCACAGGCAGCTTTGTTTTTGGCTAAAATTTTAATGCATGCCGGGCTACACATATACTTATACGCGGCATATACTTATACGATCCATACAATGAGAGAGAGGCACACAAATGTACGGACGTACATAGAACATTCGGGGCATAATGAATGTGCAGCAACATTTTTGATGGCGCCCGCTGACAACAATAAATTACTTTTGGCTTTAAACGAAAACCATTAGCATAAAACttggcaacagcaacaacagcggcCGCAACACGAGTGTAGGACCAGGAACATCCTTTTAACGCGGATACtaggcgtatgcgcaatatttGTCTGGCTCTAATTTTAGCCAACAATTTGCCAGCACTTACATGATTAAATTGCAGGCCCGATGCTGATGATGGGGCGGTATACTGTATATGGAAGTATATGGATGGATACGGTGAATACAGTATGATGGTGATGGCGATGGCTTTCGGCATGAAAATGGTGATGATGATGGCAGAGTCGGGGcaaaacttttcaaatatGCGAGCCTTTTAATTAACTTGCTGGCACTTGTGAAGCTCTGTGTTTTAATATATTGTACGAATATTCTTTTCGACCTTTTTTTTGAGTACTGTATGCCCGTCCAGGCCCGGGTGTGCTTTTATTAAGCGTTTCATAATTTCATGCAGTAAACTTGCTAATTGCGACGCCTTGCTTCCTTTTTTCCAGGCACTTTCCACTCTACTTTCATGCCACTCGACGCAACTCAACTTAACTGAACTCGTTGCGCTATGCCGCCCCGGTTTTTTGCCAAGACTACAGCTTGAGCACCAAGAAAGCTGCCAAAAAAGTGTGTATAAAATAATAGGAAAACATGGCAAAGGACAGCATCGGAGTGGAAAGGAGTCGACAGCCAGCCAGTGAGAATTTGTTGCCCCAAAGTGTTTTccgtttttaatatttcctcCAACTTGCCCAAAAAGTTCCCTAGTTCATCCCAGCCAATTTCGGGACACTTGGCCACGGCTCGTCGCTTGGCTGCTTCTTGGCCATTCGTTCGCTTTTGGCCACTGGCTCAACTCACTTGCTTAATTTccgcttttaattaaatgaacaTTAGGCTGAACCAACCAGCCCCCCACCCATCCATTCGGCCAACCACCTGATGGCATTGCAATGCCCTTCCCATCGGCAGGccgtgtatttatttttacacacTCAAATGGAGCGTAAATTGCAGGCAgttagttttaaattttaaaattaattttgagtCAGTATTTGTCCGGCGGAGAACCCAAGTGTGTGGATGTTTTAATAGCTGTTAATATTTATGAACACAAAAGTTCAAATAGCAAACAACCAAACTGAGCCATCCAACTGTTTTCGATATTTAGCGATGCAATCTAGGGGTCGGGGACTTTCCATTGCTTGCCAGGGAATGGCAAACAGAACTAAACAAATTCTCAATTTCGGTTTGTTTGACTTTAAATTTcgttcattttatttaatgttCTAGCACACGTTTGGTGTTTTCATTTTCTAATTAAATATAGGATTGCCGCTAATTGCTGATAAGAGGATCACCAAGAAATTGGATTGCAAAAACATGAAGTCAATGCTCTTAAACCTTAAAGATATAAAAGCTATTTAAAAGGTATTCTAACACTTAAGTATCATATGATTTTCATCCGTGTTATTTTCTCTAGCCTTGCAGATGTACAAATAAAGACACAACACTATCAGAATATCCAAGACGATCAGCAGTTTCAGTAAATTCAACTGCATCAACTGCATTCGAACCATTTCCAGATCTGGAGAGTCAAAGAATAGAATccaatgtgaaaaaaaaatactcaaacGCGGATCCTGGCTACAAACCTTCCTGCTCTCTTTCTTCCTGGAGCAGTTTAAGCTGGAGCTCAGCTGGCAAATGATCCGATTGGTCCATTATGACATCAAAGGCGAAAATCCGATTGGCATTATCCATGGAGTTATCAGAGGGGGCTGCCAGGACAAAGCCCAGCAATTGGATCgaaatgaaaaatatggaCAAACCACAACGATTCGAAGGCATGGCCGACTAAAGAGTGATAAGCGT
The Drosophila bipectinata strain 14024-0381.07 chromosome 3R, DbipHiC1v2, whole genome shotgun sequence DNA segment above includes these coding regions:
- the LOC108121840 gene encoding uncharacterized protein isoform X2 → MPSNRCGLSIFFISIQLLGFVLAAPSDNSMDNANRIFAFDVIMDQSDHLPAELQLKLLQEEREQEDLEMVRMQLMQLNLLKLLIVLDILIVLCLYLYICKARENNTDENHMILKC